The Colius striatus isolate bColStr4 chromosome 9, bColStr4.1.hap1, whole genome shotgun sequence genome contains the following window.
caaaaaatacaaaataaattatctgTAGGTATGGACAATGACTGTAAACAATTACACGTGTGTTAAATGAAATCCAGTAACTGATGGTTACAGTGATTCTTTTAAACACCTGCCTCACCGCAGTCACTATCCACCCTCTCACACTGACATCTGCTGAAGGTTTTAAAGTCAGAACTGTCAGCCTTAGTACAGCTCATGATGCAGCCCTGTCCTCGGAATTAGAACATGCCACCTCCCATtcctcctcccatcccacccattCCTCCCATTGATGGCTCCTTCTCTTCCTTAGGAATTTCAGTCACCACTGCTTCTGCTGTTGACAAGAGAGACGCAACGCCCGCAGCGTCCATCAGAGCAGTTCTCACAACCTAAAAACAGGACAGAATTAGTACTCCTTGACCATCATGTGAGGTAGGAGCAAGGCAAGTTGATGAGTAAGACTAATTTAGGTTACCTTCGTTGGGTCTATGATTCCTTTTTCTACCATATTTACAAAGTCCCCAAGCATTGCATCATAGCCAACCTCAGATGGACTCTGCAGGATTTTTTCAACTATTAGTGATCCTTCAACACCTGCATTCTTTGCAATAGTCATTGCTGGGATTTTCAGTGTTCTCTTTATTATTTCAAtgcctggaagaaaaatgataatTAGAATTATATATTACATATGCTGCTCCTTCTGCAGAGGTGTGCACTCATGTGCTGGAGATCAATGCAAAGAGAGAGAACCTTCTGAGCAAAATCACAAGCTATTTTTGTCAGTTCCAGGGAAGAAAAGTGCTCTGCTACTTGGCTTTTGTCAACAAACAACATCCTTGCAGGATATTCAGACATGCTGCAGTTTTACTTCTGCAAAAGGCATTAAGGAGTGTTATTACTGTAACAGAGCATGAGGCTTTCTTGCAATTTGCCAGAAACTCGTAAGTGTTCTTGGATTTGAAGTCTTAGTGCAATAGTGCTAATGCTCAGTGCAATTCTTCCTTTAACAGTTTGCAGTTTTTTGCAGGGAGTACTGCTGCTTTATTGTTGTTCTTTCACCAATCAGGCAGGTTGAAGCTCCTTTCCACTGTAAAGCAGTGGCCACCACACCAAGTGCACATGAAGCTCTAAAGACCAAGTAAAAACTCCCTGAAAGCTATCTGTACTTATAAAGCCTCAGGGGAGAAGAAAGACAATTCTTCACACTTACACACACATTCCAGTACTTACCAATTTTCTGATCTTCATTGGCTGGAGCTAAGGCATCCAGTGCTGGGATGCAGCGCAGCAGTGCGCAGCCGCCGCCTGGGACAATGCCCTCCTCTACAGCAGCACGGGTGGCATTCAGGGCATCAGTAACTCTGTCTTTCTTCTCATTCACTTCAACATCACTTGTGCCGCCAACCTGCAACAAGCAAAACACACATTAAGGTCCACACCAGGGACCTGGGTGGGAGAGCACTGCCAGATCCTGAACTGCTGCCACAAAATTCAAAAGCCAGCCCATGTCATCCCGCTATACATGCCAGAAAGCAAACCCAAGTTCTCCCATACTGCATTCTTTTGTACCTCTGCACTCAAGAAGCCTACACATACAGTTTTAGTTGATTATTTCATCAATTTTTAATACCAAATTGTATCAGCGTAAGAAGCAAAATTCTTTATCCAAATCAACTGCCAAGATAACAAGACAACCAGGCAGCAGTAACTTAGATTGGCAATGAAGGACCAGTACTACCCCATTCCTAAGAAACTGAACTTCTCACCTTCAATACTGCTACTCCATCAGAGAGTTTGGCCAGTCGTTCATTCAGTTTCTCCTTTTCATATTCACTTGTGGTAACCTCTAGCTGTTCAATAATTTCTTGAATACGTTTTTCAATTTGAGCCTTTTCACCCTTCCCCTTCAGAAGCATGGTGTCATCTTTTGTCACAATGACCTCTCCAACTTTACCAAAGTCATGAGGCTGAATATCTTCCACATTTAGGCTCAAACCCTCTTCTCCAAACACCTGAAACAAGTTACATGGAAAGATGGAATTCACAGCTTCTCCATGCAGTTTTTTTGACACATAACACACATACAGCAGGCTACCAGTGCCAAATAATCACACTACTGCAGCCACGTTGAACAAAAAATCTTCCCTTAACAGAATCCAGGCACTCCACAAACTGTCCCTCAAAGAAGTTACCAAAGCTACCAACTTCTCATTCAAGACTGACTACATAATTTCCTGACTCAAAGTGCCTGGAAAGTGGAGTGGTGTTACAGAAATCACTTATTATTTTGAGAAGTTATGAATATTGGCACTAAACTGACTTTAGAGTTTGCTGGTTTGTTACTTTGTTACTGCTAGGAAATTGTAAGACAGAAGGTTTTCTGAGGTGTCAAGAAGGCTTTGCTATTTCTAAGAAGCTTCCTTGAAGCTCCTCCTTTCCCTTAGCAAGCTAAATGCTGCAGCAAAATTGTGTGCAACTTCAGTCAGTTAAAAAGACATATTAGTCATGGTCAGTCAGGGATGTAACATACACCAATTATCAAatttaaatgtattaaaaaaccccacaaagatTCAAACATTAGAGCTactgttgcattttttaaataacaggaTGCAGTCTGCAACACAGCAAATACAAGCCATGGACCTAAAAATGTatgttattttcctctttaaatgTCTTCAGAATTGCTTAAAGCAAAAAGCCAGTCAAAACACTATTACTTACAGCACCACCAGTAGCAATTGCCATATCCTTAAGCtggttttttctgttgtcacCAAAGCCTGGTGCTTTTACAGCAACAACCTGGAGACCAACTTTGAGCCTGAAGAGAAGAATTCAAGAGATTAACACTCCACATGTGTTCAGAGAAAAAAGCCTAATTACTAAAACCAATTATTTCAGTACAGCTCTACCAGTCAAGCAAACAAGGAGACCGTGAACTGAGCTGGTTTTGCTCTAAAAGCTAGTTAGGAAGCAACTGAAGTTCTGTCCAAACTGATACAAAGTATGTTTATGTACCAAAGCTGCTGTCTCTTTGGTACTCACCAGCAGTACACCACAGCAAACTCAAATGGATGTGCTTTGGAATGTATTCCTTTAAAAggatgaaaattttaaaaagtggtgTTTGTTCAAAGTATGGATTTTAAACCTCACCTGTTCAAGACTAGAGTGCTGAGGGCTTCTCCATCAACATCTTCAGCAATAATGACCAAAGGTTTGCGGTGAGAATTGGCAATTTCAAGAGCTGGAACTATGGACTGTACACtagaaattttcttttcactgattAAGACATAAGCATCCTGGAACTCACATTTCTGCCCTGCAGAAACAACATGCGTTGTCTGAACAATTTGATCATAAGACATATCAAACATTCTCTAAAACTTAAGGAGCTACTTCGGAGCAACTGTTGCACTTTTCagtgccattaaaaaaaaaaaggtgccaATTGTTTTCTCAAAGACTCCATTTTCAATTGCACGTTGTTCTGCAGTGTTGCACAACCAGCTTGATGTTAGCACAGACAGATactgaaaagagaagcaaaaagacTCCAAGCTTATTACCAAGAGTTATGAGTTTCTGTTGGGGATGGATCCCTGTGTCCTACTTGCTGTGTACACAGTGTGACAGACTGCAAAGTCTTCGTAACAGCTACCGTTACTTCTAACCTCCAAGAGCCACTATAAAGGTATTTGACGTGTTACTGTTAACTCACCTTTGGTTGTATTAATAAAATATGGAGAGATGTAGCCTCTGTCAAATTTCATACCCTCAATGATTTCCAATTCATCATTTAGAGTTTTTCCATCCTGTTTAGATGCAAGAAAGTCTATGTTAAACATCCGTTATTTACTACCAAGGGCACCATACAGTTTTAGCATACTGTCCACAACAGAATGGAAGGCTCTGCACCACACATCAGTTTTATGTGCTacccttaaaaataaaagggtAAGAGGGAACAGTGACCAAACCTATATCTAAAGGAGCTAGGGAAGGAGGAATTACAGTAGGATAccacagctgagcagcagcaggctaTGGCACATGCCGCAAAAGCCAGCCCAAATGAGAGAAGACAGTCCCTTTGCACTCAGTCCATCTGTTGGCCATTCTTACCTTGACAGTGATCACACCCTTTCGTCCAACTTTTTTCATGGCATCAGAGATTATATTGCCAATTTCCTGATCTCCATTTGCTGATATTGTGGCAACCTGAAACAATAAGCCATTTAATCTCATTTCCCAATGCAAGTGATTTGTTTCCTCACTATAAAGAGAATCAGAACACCCATTTTCAATTCTAACGTATCCTAACAAGAGAGGGCAGCTGACTAGCACACCCACACTAGGACCCAAGAACTCTGTGCAATGGGTTAACAGCTCCTGGGCAGCTGAAGCACAGGGCCAGATCTCTGCACTTGCACCTACAGGGAGGAATGAGCCACAAAGGCCAACACACCAGGTAACTGAGACCCAGCTGGGTACCTGAACAACCCACAACCTGACTCAAAGTGCCTGAACCTCAACCTGAACCACCCACAGCAGATCCACATCCCCAGAAGTCTGCCATCACTTTCCATCCATCTCTGCTCTTGTCTATTCTTCCCAAGTATGTAAATTTATGTTTTAAGATGGGATTTTGGAATGAAACTTGAAAGTGAGAAAAACTACCTACTTCTGAACTAGCTTCTAGCAGAacaactgaaagcaaaatattgGAAATTTTAAATAACTCAAGAAAATTAGTTACAATGAAGATAATTTACTGACCATACACCAAATCTtgatatataaagaaaaatatgtaggTGTCATATATGCACAACCTAACTCCATTAAACCTGACTTGACAAAACTTGCTGTGAGGAATAACTATGGaaatttggtttaattttttcattttcttactaCCTGTGCGATTTCTTCTGGAGTTGTAACAGGTTTAGACAGCTTCTTCAGTTCAGCTATGACAGCGTCAACTGCAAGCATCACCCCTAAAGATGAAGGGAATATTTGTGAGTGAACAAAACAAGGTATACAGTACAGAAAAGACCCTCAACACCCAAACCCCCAAGCAGATTAAGTTTCATATTCAAAACCAAGTGACTGGTAGTTTTAGTTCCATATTGTCATTTGTACATCTAGTGCTCATTGTTTTGGAATTGGTGTGACATTTTCTGTCACAATGGAAGTTTacataaaatttatttaaatggcACCAGTAAATTTATACACTTACTGGAAATAATTACATGCAGAAATGGCTTTACATGGAGTTTATCTATGACAAACAACTGCATATAAAATAGCAGAAGaatcagaaaaattaagaattGTTCAGAGTAACATAACAGAAACAAGTGGGCTCTCCATGCAGAACTCTTCATGTACACCTTTGTGTGGCTCTTCAAAAACAAGGCAACTTATTCATGAAGCCAGCCAAATATTGGgatacaaaaaataaaagagacagtgaataaacattaaaacaagagagaaaagttaCCCCTCCTGATTTCTACTGGATTGGCTCCTTTACTGATCTTCTCAAAGCCTTCCTTGGCAATAGCACGTGCAAGTACTGTTGCAGTAGTGGTaccatctcctgcttcttcaTTGGTATTGTTGGCAACATCTTGAACTAACCTGGC
Protein-coding sequences here:
- the HSPD1 gene encoding 60 kDa heat shock protein, mitochondrial isoform X2, encoding MLRLPTVLRQIRPVSRALAPHLTRAYAKDVKFGADARALMLQGVDLLADAVAVTMGPKGRTVIIEQSWGSPKVTKDGVTVAKAVDLKDKYKNIGARLVQDVANNTNEEAGDGTTTATVLARAIAKEGFEKISKGANPVEIRRGVMLAVDAVIAELKKLSKPVTTPEEIAQVATISANGDQEIGNIISDAMKKVGRKGVITVKDGKTLNDELEIIEGMKFDRGYISPYFINTTKGQKCEFQDAYVLISEKKISSVQSIVPALEIANSHRKPLVIIAEDVDGEALSTLVLNRLKVGLQVVAVKAPGFGDNRKNQLKDMAIATGGAVFGEEGLSLNVEDIQPHDFGKVGEVIVTKDDTMLLKGKGEKAQIEKRIQEIIEQLEVTTSEYEKEKLNERLAKLSDGVAVLKVGGTSDVEVNEKKDRVTDALNATRAAVEEGIVPGGGCALLRCIPALDALAPANEDQKIGIEIIKRTLKIPAMTIAKNAGVEGSLIVEKILQSPSEVGYDAMLGDFVNMVEKGIIDPTKVVRTALMDAAGVASLLSTAEAVVTEIPKEEKEPSMGGMGGMGGGMGGGMF
- the HSPD1 gene encoding 60 kDa heat shock protein, mitochondrial isoform X1, with translation MGRCLSGGGAEVVSACPRVRADLPTQPRVRTVELLLLPLADMLRLPTVLRQIRPVSRALAPHLTRAYAKDVKFGADARALMLQGVDLLADAVAVTMGPKGRTVIIEQSWGSPKVTKDGVTVAKAVDLKDKYKNIGARLVQDVANNTNEEAGDGTTTATVLARAIAKEGFEKISKGANPVEIRRGVMLAVDAVIAELKKLSKPVTTPEEIAQVATISANGDQEIGNIISDAMKKVGRKGVITVKDGKTLNDELEIIEGMKFDRGYISPYFINTTKGQKCEFQDAYVLISEKKISSVQSIVPALEIANSHRKPLVIIAEDVDGEALSTLVLNRLKVGLQVVAVKAPGFGDNRKNQLKDMAIATGGAVFGEEGLSLNVEDIQPHDFGKVGEVIVTKDDTMLLKGKGEKAQIEKRIQEIIEQLEVTTSEYEKEKLNERLAKLSDGVAVLKVGGTSDVEVNEKKDRVTDALNATRAAVEEGIVPGGGCALLRCIPALDALAPANEDQKIGIEIIKRTLKIPAMTIAKNAGVEGSLIVEKILQSPSEVGYDAMLGDFVNMVEKGIIDPTKVVRTALMDAAGVASLLSTAEAVVTEIPKEEKEPSMGGMGGMGGGMGGGMF